A genomic window from Bradyrhizobium lupini includes:
- the rpoN gene encoding RNA polymerase factor sigma-54, translating into MALSQRLEFRQSQSLVMTPQLMQAIKLLQLSNLDLTTFVEEELERNPLLERANDEPPAGEGPAETGQFNDSDGGHNDEPGGGPGEAFEPGQEEWMSKDLGTRAEIEQTMDTGLDNVFSEEPAEAAARNAQDAAPTTYTEWGGGASGDEDYNLEAFVAAETTLGDHLAEQLSVAFTGAAQRMIGQYLIDLVDEAGYLPPDLGQAAERLGASQQDVENVLAVLQKFDPPGVCARNLSECLAIQLRELDRYDPAMQALVEHLDLLAKRDIGALRKVCGVDDEDIADMIGEIRRLNPKPGMKFGTARLQTMVPDVYVRPGPDGGWHVELNSDTLPRVLVNQTYYSQLSKKIGKDGDKSYFTDALQNATWLVRALDQRARTILKVATEIVRQQDGFFTHGVAHLRPLNLKAVADAIQMHESTVSRVTANKYMATNRGTFELKYFFTASIASADGGEAHSAEAVRHHIKQLIDAEAPSAILSDDTIVERLRGSGIDIARRTVAKYREAMRIPSSVQRRRDKQSALGNVVSTAMADRSRNPEPA; encoded by the coding sequence ATGGCGCTTTCGCAGAGATTAGAGTTCCGGCAATCGCAGTCGCTGGTCATGACGCCGCAGTTGATGCAGGCGATCAAGCTGCTGCAATTGTCCAATCTCGATCTCACGACCTTCGTCGAAGAGGAACTCGAGCGTAATCCCCTGCTGGAACGGGCCAATGACGAGCCGCCCGCGGGCGAGGGCCCGGCCGAGACCGGCCAGTTCAATGACAGCGACGGCGGCCACAACGACGAGCCGGGCGGCGGCCCGGGCGAAGCCTTCGAGCCCGGCCAGGAAGAGTGGATGAGCAAGGATCTCGGCACCCGCGCCGAGATCGAGCAGACCATGGACACCGGGCTGGACAACGTCTTCTCCGAGGAACCGGCCGAGGCGGCCGCGCGCAACGCCCAGGATGCGGCGCCGACCACCTACACCGAATGGGGCGGCGGCGCCTCCGGTGACGAGGACTACAATCTCGAAGCCTTTGTCGCCGCGGAGACCACGCTCGGCGACCATCTCGCCGAGCAGCTCTCGGTTGCCTTCACCGGGGCCGCGCAGCGCATGATCGGCCAGTATCTGATCGACCTCGTCGACGAAGCCGGCTATCTGCCGCCGGATCTCGGCCAGGCCGCCGAACGGCTGGGCGCATCGCAACAGGACGTCGAGAATGTTCTTGCCGTACTGCAGAAATTCGATCCGCCCGGCGTCTGCGCGCGCAATTTGAGCGAATGCCTGGCGATCCAGCTCCGCGAGCTCGACCGCTACGATCCCGCGATGCAGGCCCTGGTCGAGCATCTCGACCTCCTCGCCAAGCGCGACATCGGAGCCTTGCGCAAGGTCTGCGGCGTCGACGATGAGGACATCGCCGACATGATCGGCGAGATCCGCCGGCTCAATCCCAAGCCCGGCATGAAGTTCGGCACGGCCCGGCTCCAGACCATGGTGCCCGATGTCTATGTCCGCCCGGGACCCGATGGCGGCTGGCATGTCGAGCTCAACAGCGACACCTTGCCGCGCGTGCTGGTCAACCAGACCTACTATTCGCAGCTCTCGAAGAAGATCGGCAAGGACGGCGACAAATCGTATTTCACCGATGCGCTTCAGAACGCGACCTGGCTGGTGCGTGCGCTCGACCAGCGCGCCCGCACCATCCTGAAAGTCGCAACCGAAATCGTGCGCCAGCAGGACGGCTTCTTCACCCATGGTGTGGCGCATCTGCGACCGCTGAATCTGAAGGCCGTCGCCGACGCCATTCAGATGCATGAATCCACGGTGTCGCGCGTCACCGCCAACAAATACATGGCGACCAATCGCGGCACGTTTGAGCTGAAATATTTCTTCACGGCCTCGATTGCCTCGGCCGATGGCGGCGAGGCTCATTCGGCCGAAGCCGTGCGCCACCACATCAAGCAGCTGATCGATGCGGAGGCGCCCTCCGCGATCCTGTCCGACGACACCATCGTGGAACGCTTGCGCGGCTCGGGCATTGATATCGCCCGCCGCACGGTCGCGAAGTACCGCGAAGCCATGCGCATTCCTTCCTCGGTGCAACGCCGTCGCGACAAGCAGAGCGCTCTTGGTAACGTCGTCTCCACCGCCATGGCCGATCGCTCCCGCAATCCCGAACCGGCCTGA
- the lptB gene encoding LPS export ABC transporter ATP-binding protein: protein MVDLFSMFRRRPAKRGRPGFARQDITALADSVGGLVASPVRDAPPIARNQPMHAPDQFQGDYQAEQPRAQAVHPVRAAGRPNGSGGPQLLKRPGFLAVHSVEKSFGSRQVVRGVSIYVRRGEAVGLLGPNGAGKTTVFYMITGLIKADRGAIELDGHDVTKLPMYQRARLGIGYLPQEASIFRGLTVEQNIRAVLEVVEPSRKKREQQLDSLLDEFNITRLRKSPSIALSGGERRRVEIARALATRPNYMLLDEPFAGIDPIAVGDIQDLVRHLTNRGIGVLITDHNVRETLGLTDRAYIVYAGEILTEGSPDEIVADPDVRRLYLGEEFRL from the coding sequence ATGGTCGATCTCTTCAGCATGTTCCGTCGGCGCCCCGCCAAACGCGGCCGGCCAGGATTTGCGCGCCAGGACATCACCGCGCTCGCTGACAGCGTCGGCGGCCTCGTGGCCAGCCCTGTCAGGGACGCGCCGCCGATCGCCCGTAACCAGCCGATGCACGCACCCGATCAGTTCCAAGGGGACTATCAAGCCGAGCAGCCCCGGGCCCAGGCGGTTCATCCCGTGAGGGCTGCCGGCAGGCCCAACGGTTCCGGCGGGCCTCAGCTCTTGAAGCGGCCGGGCTTCCTGGCTGTGCATAGCGTGGAAAAGAGTTTTGGCAGCCGCCAGGTCGTGCGCGGCGTCAGCATCTATGTGCGCCGTGGCGAAGCGGTCGGCCTGCTCGGCCCCAACGGCGCCGGCAAGACCACCGTGTTCTACATGATCACCGGCCTGATCAAGGCCGATCGCGGCGCGATCGAGCTCGACGGCCACGACGTCACCAAGCTGCCGATGTATCAGCGCGCGCGGCTCGGGATCGGCTATCTGCCGCAGGAGGCCTCGATCTTCCGCGGTCTCACCGTCGAGCAGAACATCCGCGCCGTGCTCGAAGTGGTCGAGCCGTCGCGCAAGAAGCGCGAGCAGCAGCTCGACTCGCTGCTCGACGAATTCAACATCACGCGCCTAAGGAAATCGCCGTCGATTGCGTTGTCCGGCGGTGAGCGGCGCCGCGTCGAGATCGCGCGTGCGCTGGCGACGCGTCCGAACTACATGCTGCTCGACGAGCCCTTTGCCGGCATCGATCCGATCGCGGTCGGCGACATCCAGGACCTCGTTCGCCATCTCACCAACCGCGGCATCGGCGTGCTGATCACCGACCACAATGTGCGCGAGACGCTCGGCCTCACCGATCGCGCCTACATCGTCTATGCCGGTGAGATCCTGACCGAGGGGAGCCCGGATGAGATCGTCGCCGATCCGGACGTGCGCCGCCTTTACCTTGGCGAGGAATTCCGCCTCTAG
- a CDS encoding LptA/OstA family protein, producing MIRFFPRNDGKRRVIPGAAALAVGIALVATGAAIAQSTMQGVPNAMQGFSQNRDQPIQIEAASLEMRDKKKEATFSGNVKVIQGDTTMTSKTLVVFYDSGGDKPAAPQPAAKATKGAPMQSATPGPGGNSSIKRLEARGNVVVTQKDQVVTGETAVFDTRTNLITMLGGVVLTQCKNVLRGDRLAVDMTTGVSRVESDSGRVQALLPQGGGNDCGSGGAGKPGAGPLQLPGATKPK from the coding sequence ATGATCAGGTTTTTTCCGCGCAACGACGGCAAGCGGCGCGTCATCCCGGGTGCGGCCGCGCTCGCCGTCGGCATCGCACTGGTCGCAACGGGTGCGGCGATCGCGCAGAGCACGATGCAAGGCGTGCCCAACGCGATGCAGGGCTTCTCGCAGAACCGCGATCAGCCGATCCAGATCGAGGCCGCCTCGCTCGAGATGCGCGACAAGAAGAAGGAAGCGACGTTTTCCGGCAATGTGAAGGTCATTCAGGGCGACACCACCATGACCTCGAAGACGCTGGTGGTGTTTTACGATTCGGGCGGCGACAAGCCGGCCGCGCCACAGCCTGCGGCAAAGGCGACCAAGGGGGCGCCGATGCAGTCGGCGACGCCGGGACCGGGCGGCAACTCCTCGATCAAGCGACTGGAGGCGCGCGGCAATGTCGTCGTCACCCAGAAGGACCAGGTGGTCACGGGCGAGACCGCCGTGTTCGACACCCGCACCAACCTCATCACCATGCTCGGGGGCGTCGTCTTGACGCAGTGCAAGAACGTGCTGCGCGGCGACCGGCTGGCGGTCGACATGACCACGGGCGTGTCGCGTGTGGAATCCGATAGCGGCCGGGTGCAGGCGCTGCTGCCGCAGGGCGGCGGCAATGATTGCGGATCCGGAGGCGCGGGCAAGCCCGGCGCGGGACCTCTGCAATTGCCTGGCGCAACTAAACCCAAATAA
- the lptC gene encoding LPS export ABC transporter periplasmic protein LptC has protein sequence MNSAHNVTYDAALAAKFASAARHSRLVRILRIAVPTTVAATMGLLVLISTIFNPFQIPVKLDSGNLVVTGTKITMESPHMSGFTPDQRPYELWAKTATQDITDPDHVDLHDLRAKVLMEDQSTLFLDARTGRFDNKQQQLDLHKDIFLRTSTGYEARLNSAFVDMGKGTVSSDEHVDVKLTNGTLTADRLRITEGGDVIRFEGNVVMHLDKLDDPAAAQPAPTEPAPAAKTRTPQNKSANSK, from the coding sequence GTGAATTCGGCCCACAATGTCACCTACGACGCCGCGCTCGCGGCGAAGTTCGCCAGCGCGGCGCGCCACAGCCGCCTAGTGCGGATTCTGCGCATCGCGGTGCCGACGACAGTGGCCGCGACCATGGGTCTGCTCGTCCTCATCTCGACCATTTTCAACCCGTTCCAGATCCCCGTGAAGCTCGACTCCGGAAATCTCGTGGTCACTGGCACGAAGATCACGATGGAATCGCCGCACATGTCCGGCTTCACGCCGGACCAGCGGCCCTACGAGCTCTGGGCCAAGACCGCGACCCAGGACATCACCGATCCCGATCATGTCGATCTCCATGATTTGCGCGCGAAGGTGCTGATGGAAGACCAATCGACCCTGTTCCTCGATGCCCGCACTGGACGGTTCGACAACAAGCAGCAGCAGCTCGACCTGCACAAGGACATCTTCCTGCGCACCTCGACCGGCTACGAGGCGCGGCTGAACTCGGCCTTCGTCGACATGGGCAAGGGCACGGTCTCCTCGGACGAGCATGTCGACGTCAAGCTGACCAACGGAACGCTGACGGCCGATCGGCTGCGGATCACGGAAGGCGGCGACGTCATCCGCTTCGAAGGCAATGTGGTGATGCATCTCGACAAGCTGGACGATCCTGCCGCCGCTCAGCCCGCGCCGACTGAACCCGCGCCGGCTGCGAAGACACGTACGCCCCAGAACAAGTCCGCCAATTCAAAGTGA
- a CDS encoding ribonuclease D: MTVRLHRGDLPDLSRYTGAVAIDTETMGLNPHRDRLCVVQLSPGDGSADVVQIPKGHTDAPNLKALLANPANTKIFHFARFDVAVLYQTFGVMTGPIYCTKIASRLIRTYTDRHGLKDLVREVLNVDLSKQQQSSDWGSDSLTEPQLAYAASDVLHLHGLRERLDAMLAREGRTALAKACFDFLPTRALLDLQGWAEEDIFAHS, translated from the coding sequence ATGACCGTACGCCTGCACCGCGGCGACCTGCCCGATCTGTCCCGCTATACCGGAGCGGTGGCGATCGACACCGAGACCATGGGCCTGAACCCGCATCGCGACCGGCTCTGCGTGGTGCAGCTCTCGCCCGGCGACGGCAGCGCGGACGTGGTGCAGATCCCCAAAGGTCATACCGACGCGCCGAACTTGAAGGCGCTTTTGGCCAATCCCGCGAACACGAAAATCTTCCATTTTGCGCGGTTCGACGTCGCGGTGCTGTACCAGACGTTTGGTGTCATGACCGGGCCGATCTACTGCACCAAGATCGCCTCCCGCCTGATCCGCACCTATACCGACCGCCATGGCCTCAAGGACCTCGTGCGCGAGGTACTCAATGTCGACCTCTCCAAGCAGCAGCAATCGAGCGATTGGGGTTCCGACAGCCTGACCGAGCCGCAGCTCGCCTACGCCGCCTCCGATGTGCTGCATCTGCACGGCTTGCGCGAGCGGCTCGATGCCATGCTGGCGCGGGAAGGCCGCACGGCGCTGGCCAAAGCCTGTTTCGACTTCCTGCCGACCCGCGCTTTGCTCGATCTCCAGGGCTGGGCCGAAGAGGACATTTTCGCGCATTCCTAG
- a CDS encoding lysozyme inhibitor LprI family protein: MLAASLPLASMAFAQGIAPAELAVIDGCLKTAEKTGGFGGACVGLVADPCIKAAEGANDDVAKWKACAARELAIWTQKTNEALKKVQAGGFADAIKAINDSQKTFAASRDGFCAVFDKVDPGMYRGSASYCRLRETANRSLSLIKLGAAVNEH, encoded by the coding sequence ATGCTCGCCGCAAGCCTCCCGCTCGCATCGATGGCTTTCGCCCAAGGCATCGCGCCAGCCGAACTTGCGGTGATCGATGGCTGCCTGAAGACCGCGGAGAAAACCGGCGGTTTCGGCGGCGCGTGCGTTGGGCTCGTCGCCGACCCCTGCATCAAAGCGGCAGAGGGCGCGAATGACGATGTCGCCAAATGGAAAGCCTGCGCGGCGCGCGAACTCGCCATTTGGACGCAGAAAACCAATGAGGCACTAAAGAAGGTTCAGGCCGGCGGGTTCGCCGACGCGATCAAGGCGATCAATGACTCGCAGAAAACTTTCGCCGCGTCGCGTGATGGCTTCTGCGCGGTCTTCGACAAGGTCGATCCCGGCATGTACCGGGGCAGCGCGAGCTACTGCCGCCTGCGCGAGACCGCGAACCGCTCGCTGAGCCTGATCAAGCTCGGCGCTGCGGTCAACGAGCACTGA
- a CDS encoding complex I NDUFA9 subunit family protein yields MASNLDTLVTVFGGSGFLGRNVVRALCRRDYRVRVAVRRPELAGYLQPSGKVGQVHTVQANVRYPASIEAALRDSQVVMNLVGILAEGGAQSFDAVQAKGAETVAKAAAAAGAQLIHVSAIGADAESPSRYARAKAAGEAAVLAAVPSATIFRPSVMFGPEDQFTNRFAALARMSPVLPLIGGDTKMQPVYVGDVATAVADAVDGKAKAGATYELGGPEVLTMREIIEAILAIADRKPMLMPLPFGLARFKANFLQFAPGALKLTPDQVTLLARDNVVSDAAKAAGLTLEGLGIAPDSLEAIAPQYLWRFRAAGQFQRKSA; encoded by the coding sequence ATGGCATCGAATCTGGACACGCTCGTCACGGTTTTCGGCGGATCGGGGTTTTTGGGCCGGAATGTGGTCCGTGCACTGTGCCGGCGCGACTACCGGGTCCGGGTCGCGGTGCGGCGGCCGGAGCTGGCCGGCTACCTCCAGCCCTCCGGCAAGGTCGGGCAGGTCCACACCGTGCAGGCGAACGTGCGCTATCCGGCCTCAATCGAGGCGGCGCTGCGTGATTCGCAGGTCGTGATGAATCTGGTCGGCATCCTGGCCGAGGGTGGCGCGCAGAGTTTTGACGCCGTCCAGGCCAAGGGCGCCGAGACCGTCGCCAAGGCGGCCGCGGCCGCCGGGGCACAGCTGATCCATGTCTCGGCGATCGGCGCCGACGCGGAATCGCCCTCGCGCTATGCCAGGGCCAAGGCGGCCGGAGAAGCCGCGGTCCTGGCCGCGGTGCCGTCGGCGACGATCTTCCGCCCCTCCGTGATGTTCGGCCCCGAGGACCAATTCACCAACCGCTTCGCGGCGCTGGCGCGGATGTCGCCGGTGCTGCCGCTGATCGGCGGCGACACGAAGATGCAGCCGGTCTATGTCGGCGACGTCGCCACCGCGGTCGCGGATGCCGTCGACGGCAAGGCCAAGGCGGGCGCGACCTACGAGCTCGGCGGCCCGGAAGTCCTGACCATGCGCGAGATCATCGAGGCCATTCTCGCGATTGCCGATCGCAAGCCGATGCTGATGCCGCTGCCGTTTGGCCTCGCCCGCTTCAAGGCCAACTTCCTGCAATTCGCGCCGGGCGCGCTGAAGCTGACGCCGGACCAGGTCACGCTGCTCGCGCGCGACAATGTCGTGTCGGACGCGGCGAAGGCCGCTGGGCTAACGCTGGAAGGCCTCGGCATCGCGCCCGACTCGCTTGAAGCGATCGCCCCGCAATATCTCTGGCGTTTCCGCGCCGCCGGGCAATTCCAGCGCAAGAGCGCGTAA
- a CDS encoding undecaprenyl-diphosphate phosphatase codes for MSDAIRAVILGIIEGVTEFLPVSSTGHLLLAERFFHLGEGAFWDSFTVLIQLGAILAIVVLYFKKLWDVAIGMFTGDVYARRFVIGVLVAFLPAVIVGLVAGKYIKSMLFNPWVVCFSLIVGGAILLWVDKLDLKAREHDATRFPLLMYLYIGIAQCIAMIPGVSRSGASIVAAMFLGADKRAAAEFSFFLAIPTMIGAFAYDFYKNRSEMTMDHMGIVAIGFVVSFVTAIIVVKTFLEYVTRHGFVVFAWWRVIVGTLGLIALALGR; via the coding sequence ATGTCAGATGCAATACGGGCAGTGATCCTCGGCATCATCGAGGGTGTGACCGAGTTCCTTCCCGTGTCCTCGACCGGCCATTTGCTGCTTGCCGAGCGCTTTTTCCATCTCGGCGAAGGCGCGTTCTGGGATTCGTTTACGGTCCTGATCCAGCTCGGCGCGATCCTCGCGATCGTCGTGTTGTACTTCAAGAAATTGTGGGACGTCGCGATCGGCATGTTCACGGGTGACGTCTATGCACGTCGCTTCGTGATCGGCGTGCTGGTGGCGTTCCTGCCCGCCGTCATCGTCGGTCTCGTCGCCGGCAAGTACATCAAGAGCATGCTGTTCAATCCGTGGGTGGTGTGCTTCTCGCTGATCGTCGGCGGCGCCATCCTGCTCTGGGTCGACAAGCTCGATCTCAAGGCGCGCGAGCATGACGCCACCCGGTTTCCGCTGCTGATGTATCTCTATATCGGCATCGCGCAGTGCATCGCGATGATCCCGGGTGTGTCGCGCTCCGGTGCCAGCATCGTCGCGGCGATGTTCCTCGGGGCCGACAAGCGCGCGGCGGCGGAGTTCTCGTTCTTCCTCGCCATCCCCACCATGATCGGCGCGTTCGCCTACGATTTCTACAAGAACCGCTCCGAGATGACGATGGACCACATGGGCATCGTCGCGATCGGCTTCGTGGTGTCGTTCGTCACCGCGATCATCGTGGTGAAGACGTTCCTGGAATACGTCACCCGCCACGGCTTCGTGGTGTTCGCCTGGTGGCGCGTGATCGTCGGCACCCTCGGCCTGATCGCGCTGGCACTGGGGCGGTAA
- a CDS encoding glutathione S-transferase family protein, producing MFTLFHHPFCPHSRFIRLIAGEYGLELKLIEERSWERREAFLLLNAAGTTPVLVDDEQPPIPGAAIVAEYVDEAYGSEMGLKRLMPDTIGERVEVRRLMAWFNEKFFEEVSHPLVTERIYKRFMSEDNGGGPPSADVMRAAKANVRYHLAYIGWLAQTRNFLAGDRLTYADLAAAAHLSAIDYLGDVPWSEDDAAKAWYARVKSRPSFRPLLSEWLAGVPASRTYVDLDF from the coding sequence ATGTTTACGCTGTTTCATCATCCGTTCTGTCCGCATTCGCGGTTCATCCGCCTGATCGCGGGAGAATACGGGCTTGAGCTGAAGCTGATCGAAGAGCGCAGCTGGGAGCGGCGCGAAGCATTTCTGCTGCTCAATGCGGCGGGCACGACGCCCGTCCTGGTGGACGACGAGCAGCCGCCGATCCCGGGCGCGGCGATCGTCGCCGAATATGTCGACGAGGCCTATGGCTCCGAGATGGGACTGAAGCGCCTGATGCCGGACACGATCGGCGAACGCGTCGAGGTCCGCCGGCTGATGGCCTGGTTCAACGAAAAGTTTTTCGAGGAAGTCTCCCACCCGCTCGTCACCGAGCGCATCTACAAGCGCTTCATGAGCGAGGACAACGGCGGCGGCCCGCCCTCGGCCGACGTGATGCGTGCCGCCAAGGCAAACGTGCGCTATCATCTGGCCTATATCGGCTGGCTGGCGCAGACGCGTAATTTCCTCGCCGGCGACCGGCTCACCTACGCGGATCTCGCCGCCGCGGCGCACCTCTCGGCGATCGACTATCTGGGCGACGTGCCATGGAGCGAGGACGACGCGGCAAAGGCGTGGTACGCGCGGGTGAAATCCCGCCCGTCGTTCCGTCCGCTGTTGAGCGAATGGCTGGCGGGCGTGCCGGCGTCGCGGACCTACGTGGACCTGGACTTCTGA
- the queG gene encoding tRNA epoxyqueuosine(34) reductase QueG yields MAGGRAGVADLRGPGLLNSDPTELKTALANEARALGFDCIGITAPGTIESAGKHFLEFIASGGHGDMDWLAAQPERRVDPRGLWQDVRSVIMLGVNYGPDQDPLAILQQRTRAAISVYAQGDDYHDLIKKRLKALARWLVATATCEVKPCEVKVFVDTAAVMEKPLAQAAHLGWQGKHTNLVSREFGSWLFLGAIYTTLELPRDDAEIDHCGSCRACLDICPTAAFPAPYRLDARRCISYLTIENKGPIPREFRKSIGNRIYGCDDCLAACPWNKFAQEGREAKLAARDALRAPGLAELARLDDAAFRALFTKSPVKRIGRDRFLRNVLIAIGNSGDAALADEARRLLEDESALVRGAAVWALGQLVPRDEFETMRATAIARERDDGVREEWELAS; encoded by the coding sequence ATGGCTGGCGGGCGTGCCGGCGTCGCGGACCTACGTGGACCTGGACTTCTGAACTCCGATCCGACCGAACTGAAGACGGCGCTGGCAAACGAAGCACGTGCGCTCGGCTTCGACTGCATCGGCATTACGGCGCCCGGCACGATCGAAAGCGCCGGAAAACATTTTCTCGAATTCATCGCATCCGGCGGCCATGGCGACATGGACTGGCTCGCCGCGCAGCCGGAGCGCCGGGTCGATCCCCGCGGGCTGTGGCAGGACGTGCGCAGCGTCATCATGCTCGGCGTCAATTACGGCCCCGACCAGGATCCGCTCGCGATCCTGCAACAGCGCACGCGCGCGGCGATCTCGGTCTATGCGCAGGGCGACGACTATCACGACCTCATCAAGAAGCGCCTGAAGGCACTGGCGCGATGGCTGGTCGCGACCGCAACTTGTGAGGTGAAGCCTTGCGAAGTGAAAGTATTCGTCGACACTGCGGCCGTGATGGAGAAACCGCTGGCGCAAGCCGCGCATCTGGGCTGGCAGGGCAAGCACACCAATCTGGTCTCGCGCGAATTCGGCTCGTGGCTGTTTCTCGGCGCGATCTACACCACGCTGGAACTGCCGCGCGACGACGCCGAGATCGATCATTGCGGCTCGTGCCGGGCGTGCCTCGACATCTGCCCGACCGCGGCCTTTCCCGCGCCCTACAGGCTCGATGCGCGGCGCTGCATCTCGTATCTCACCATCGAGAACAAGGGCCCGATCCCGCGCGAATTTCGTAAAAGCATCGGCAACCGCATCTATGGTTGCGACGATTGCCTCGCCGCCTGTCCCTGGAACAAGTTCGCGCAGGAGGGCCGTGAGGCCAAGCTCGCCGCACGTGACGCTTTGCGCGCGCCAGGTCTTGCCGAGCTCGCACGGCTCGACGACGCTGCGTTTCGCGCGCTGTTCACCAAATCGCCGGTGAAACGCATCGGCCGCGACCGCTTTTTGCGCAACGTGCTGATCGCGATCGGCAACTCCGGTGATGCGGCACTGGCGGACGAGGCGCGGCGATTGCTGGAGGATGAGAGCGCGCTGGTACGCGGGGCTGCGGTATGGGCGCTGGGGCAGTTGGTGCCGCGGGATGAGTTCGAAACGATGAGAGCAACCGCCATAGCGCGCGAGCGTGATGACGGCGTGCGCGAGGAGTGGGAGCTCGCTTCCTAA
- a CDS encoding acyl-CoA thioesterase domain-containing protein, translating into MTNMPFFTRDGDTFHPTEVANGPWDPTSLHGRVIVGLLGFAIEERHSGPEFVPARLTVDMFRLPTIDKPIEVTTRLVRDGMRIRVVEAEFFSGGIGMARASCQLLRRTQNPDGNVWSPPNWDVPKPADIPKPTDPRLGMNGKWTTRPIVGHMGSLGPRKLWMSEVRELVAGVPMTPFVHVATGADFASPFANAGDKGLGYINSDVTIYLHRLPVTNWIGFEVVNHQATDGVAIGECWLYDEQGPIGTATVAALAQRKPMVNPSKR; encoded by the coding sequence ATGACAAACATGCCTTTCTTCACCCGCGACGGCGACACATTCCACCCGACGGAAGTCGCCAATGGGCCGTGGGATCCGACATCGCTGCACGGACGCGTCATCGTCGGCCTGCTCGGCTTCGCCATCGAGGAGCGCCATTCCGGTCCTGAATTCGTGCCGGCGCGGCTGACCGTCGATATGTTTCGGCTGCCCACCATCGACAAGCCGATCGAGGTGACGACACGGCTGGTGCGCGACGGGATGCGCATCCGCGTCGTGGAAGCAGAGTTCTTTTCCGGCGGCATCGGCATGGCGCGCGCCTCGTGCCAGCTGTTACGGCGAACGCAGAATCCCGACGGCAATGTCTGGTCGCCGCCGAACTGGGACGTGCCGAAGCCGGCCGACATTCCCAAGCCGACCGATCCCAGGCTCGGCATGAACGGCAAATGGACCACGCGACCGATCGTCGGTCACATGGGCTCGCTCGGGCCACGAAAGCTCTGGATGAGCGAGGTGCGCGAGCTGGTCGCGGGCGTGCCGATGACGCCGTTCGTCCATGTCGCCACCGGCGCGGACTTCGCCAGTCCGTTCGCGAACGCCGGCGACAAGGGGCTCGGCTACATCAACAGCGACGTCACGATCTATCTGCACCGCCTGCCGGTGACGAACTGGATCGGCTTCGAGGTGGTGAACCACCAGGCCACCGACGGTGTGGCGATCGGCGAATGCTGGCTCTATGACGAGCAGGGCCCGATCGGCACCGCCACTGTCGCGGCGCTGGCGCAGCGCAAGCCGATGGTAAATCCGTCGAAGCGGTAG
- a CDS encoding nuclear transport factor 2 family protein, whose protein sequence is MTTTAMLRAFCDAVEQRNGKAFADLFTEDGVYHDVFYGAFAGREKIAAMIDDWFYRTATDFRWDMHDPVSNGTTLYARYTFSYRSILPEADGARAMFEGVAIMTLRDGRIVSYHEVANTAPAFVDLKFAPERIAKIVARQGAELRARPEMKRHLG, encoded by the coding sequence ATGACCACCACCGCCATGCTGCGCGCCTTCTGCGACGCCGTCGAACAACGCAACGGAAAAGCCTTTGCGGATCTCTTCACCGAGGACGGCGTCTATCACGACGTGTTCTATGGCGCCTTCGCCGGCCGCGAGAAGATCGCCGCGATGATCGACGACTGGTTCTATCGCACGGCGACCGACTTTCGCTGGGACATGCACGACCCGGTGTCGAACGGCACCACGCTCTATGCGCGCTACACGTTCAGCTATCGCTCGATCTTGCCGGAGGCTGATGGCGCGCGGGCGATGTTCGAGGGCGTGGCGATCATGACGCTCCGGGACGGAAGGATCGTCAGCTATCACGAGGTCGCCAACACCGCGCCGGCGTTTGTCGATTTGAAGTTTGCGCCGGAACGGATTGCGAAGATCGTCGCCAGACAGGGCGCGGAGCTCAGGGCGCGGCCGGAGATGAAGCGACATTTGGGTTAG